The following are from one region of the Gossypium hirsutum isolate 1008001.06 chromosome D03, Gossypium_hirsutum_v2.1, whole genome shotgun sequence genome:
- the LOC121215398 gene encoding secreted RxLR effector protein 161-like: MISLWKEMRPSTPQEREYMCKIPYTLAIGSIIYVMLYTRLDVSYALSITSQYQVDPGEGHWVAIKNILKYLRRTKDTFLIYRGEEKLSVNDYTDASFQTDKDDSRSQLGYVFFHNGGVMSRKISKQDTTDDFTTEAKYMAASMVISNHNFL, encoded by the coding sequence ATGATATCACTCTGGAAGGAAATGcgtccttcaactccacaagagagagaatATATGTGTAAGATTCCATATACTTTGGCTATTGGGTCTATCATTTATGTCATGCTATATACTCGTCTAGATGTATCGTATGCTTTAAGCATTACGAGTCAATATcaagtagatcccggtgaaggtcaTTGGGTTGCAATTaaaaatatccttaagtacttgagaaggaCTAAGGATACATTCCTTATATATAGAGGTGAGGAAAAGCTGAGTGTAAATGATTACACTGATGCTAGCTTCCAAACCGACAAGGATGATTCACGATCACAATTGGGTTATGTGTTTTTCCATAATGGTGGCGTTATGAGTAGGAAAATTTCAAAGCAAGATACAACAGATGATTTTACAACTGAAGCCAAGTATATGGCAGCCAGTATGGTTATCTCAAATCacaacttcttgtaa